The Akkermansia muciniphila genome contains a region encoding:
- a CDS encoding aminotransferase class I/II-fold pyridoxal phosphate-dependent enzyme has product MNWQNKIAEQVDSIPRSGIREFFDLVTGRTDIISLGVGEPDFVTPWNIREAAIYSLEKGHTSYTSNYGLESLRRSIAKYVEGFFHVKYDPLHEVLVTVGVSEAIDLALRAVLNPGDEVLYHEPCYVSYAPSVKMAYGVATAVPTSKQDLFALNPAVLEAAITPRTKVLMLNFPTNPTGAVAPVETLKEIARICIKHDLIVLTDEIYSELRYDGKPHVSIASLPGMKERTLLLHGFSKAFAMTGFRLGYACGPEPLISAMMKIHQYSMLCAPITSQEAAIEALENGTSAMLKMRESYRQRRDFLVKRFNEIGIDCHLPGGAFYAFPDISKFGLSSKEFATRLLMEEQVAAVPGTAFGASGEGYLRCCYATAFDQIKEACNRLERFVKTLS; this is encoded by the coding sequence ATGAACTGGCAGAACAAAATAGCGGAGCAGGTAGACTCCATTCCCCGTTCCGGCATCCGGGAATTCTTTGACCTGGTCACAGGCCGGACGGACATCATCTCCCTGGGCGTGGGGGAACCGGACTTCGTCACGCCGTGGAACATCCGTGAGGCAGCCATTTACTCCCTGGAAAAAGGGCATACCTCCTACACCTCCAACTACGGGCTGGAATCCCTGCGCCGTTCCATCGCCAAATATGTGGAAGGCTTCTTCCATGTAAAATACGACCCCCTGCATGAAGTGCTGGTGACGGTGGGCGTAAGCGAAGCCATTGACCTGGCTCTGCGCGCCGTGCTGAACCCGGGGGACGAGGTTCTTTACCATGAACCTTGCTACGTTTCCTACGCTCCCAGCGTGAAAATGGCCTATGGCGTGGCTACCGCCGTGCCTACGAGCAAGCAGGACCTGTTTGCCCTGAATCCGGCCGTGCTGGAAGCCGCCATCACGCCCCGGACCAAGGTGCTGATGCTCAACTTCCCCACCAATCCGACCGGAGCGGTGGCTCCTGTGGAAACGCTCAAGGAAATTGCCCGCATCTGCATCAAGCACGACCTGATTGTACTGACGGATGAAATTTACAGCGAGCTGCGTTACGACGGCAAGCCGCATGTCTCCATCGCCTCCCTGCCGGGAATGAAGGAACGCACGCTGCTGCTGCACGGTTTTTCCAAGGCGTTTGCCATGACGGGCTTCCGCCTGGGTTATGCCTGCGGGCCGGAACCGCTCATCTCCGCCATGATGAAAATTCACCAGTACTCCATGCTCTGCGCGCCTATCACCTCCCAGGAGGCGGCCATTGAAGCACTGGAAAACGGAACCTCCGCCATGCTGAAAATGCGGGAAAGCTACCGCCAGCGCCGGGACTTCCTGGTGAAGCGGTTCAATGAAATCGGCATAGACTGCCATTTGCCCGGCGGCGCATTCTACGCCTTCCCGGACATCTCCAAATTCGGCCTTTCCAGCAAGGAATTCGCCACGCGCCTGCTGATGGAAGAGCAGGTGGCCGCCGTGCCCGGTACCGCTTTTGGTGCAAGCGGGGAAGGCTACCTGCGCTGCTGCTATGCGACCGCCTTTGACCAGATCAAGGAAGCCTGCAACCGCTTGGAGCGTTTCGTGAAAACCCTCTCCTGA
- a CDS encoding CPBP family glutamic-type intramembrane protease, whose translation MNSVPEALKTRAYVAPFAVFMGFTLLWQFGGPFLEWDHPAASWWRRAPEQWLYPVQAIVCFALVIWWRKAVNWDWKWKPAVWGVLFGVLGILCWLAPAMVADRLPGGPDAWFGHPSWPWYRYLLGIDARPEGFDPGIVFAPGSWSWLAALALRFFRAVVVVALVEELFWRGYLMRLMVNLDHPWKVPFGTNTWKAYWVTTLCFMAVHQPVDYCGAFIYGSLAYLLAVWQKNLCAVIIMHAVANALLGWAALEWGKYGLW comes from the coding sequence ATGAACTCCGTCCCGGAGGCCCTGAAAACAAGGGCGTACGTAGCGCCGTTTGCGGTGTTCATGGGCTTTACCCTGCTGTGGCAGTTTGGCGGCCCGTTCCTGGAATGGGACCATCCCGCCGCCTCCTGGTGGAGAAGGGCGCCGGAGCAATGGCTGTACCCCGTGCAGGCCATCGTCTGCTTTGCCCTGGTCATCTGGTGGAGAAAGGCCGTTAACTGGGACTGGAAATGGAAACCTGCCGTGTGGGGCGTCCTCTTCGGCGTGCTGGGCATCCTGTGCTGGCTGGCTCCTGCGATGGTGGCGGACCGTCTGCCGGGCGGACCGGACGCGTGGTTCGGCCACCCCTCCTGGCCATGGTACCGGTACCTGCTGGGAATTGACGCGCGCCCGGAAGGATTTGATCCCGGCATTGTCTTTGCCCCGGGCTCCTGGAGCTGGCTGGCGGCGCTGGCCCTGCGCTTCTTCCGGGCCGTGGTAGTAGTGGCTCTGGTGGAAGAACTCTTCTGGCGCGGGTACCTGATGCGCCTGATGGTGAACCTGGACCACCCGTGGAAAGTGCCCTTCGGCACGAACACCTGGAAAGCGTACTGGGTAACCACCCTGTGCTTCATGGCCGTGCACCAGCCGGTGGACTACTGCGGCGCCTTCATCTACGGCTCTCTGGCGTACCTCCTTGCCGTGTGGCAGAAAAACCTGTGCGCCGTCATCATCATGCACGCGGTGGCGAATGCGCTGCTAGGATGGGCCGCCCTGGAATGGGGCAAATACGGCCTGTGGTGA
- a CDS encoding YdcF family protein, with the protein MTPEEAIEILWDYHHVKQELHPADLIFILGSNDVRVAEYAAELYALKLAPLLLFSGGVGRFTGEWAVTEAELFAAAAMKAGVPEDRILIENKSANTGENVRFSREILKQAGIPEPVSLIALQKPYMERRTLATLQAQWPEPGVTVSSPPVSFREYLTPELPQELVVSAMVGDFQRILEYPRQGFSTEQPVTPEAMEAFRTLVEAGYDSQLLKGVALPWNS; encoded by the coding sequence ATGACTCCGGAAGAAGCGATAGAAATTTTATGGGACTACCACCATGTGAAGCAGGAACTGCACCCGGCGGACCTCATCTTCATCCTTGGCAGCAATGACGTGCGGGTGGCGGAATATGCGGCGGAACTTTATGCGCTGAAGCTGGCGCCCCTGCTCCTGTTTTCCGGCGGGGTCGGGCGGTTCACCGGGGAATGGGCTGTGACGGAGGCGGAACTCTTTGCGGCGGCGGCCATGAAGGCGGGAGTGCCGGAAGACAGGATACTCATTGAAAATAAATCCGCCAACACCGGGGAAAACGTCCGTTTTTCCCGGGAAATCCTGAAACAGGCCGGCATTCCGGAGCCCGTCAGCCTCATAGCCCTGCAAAAACCGTATATGGAACGGCGTACCCTGGCTACGCTCCAGGCCCAGTGGCCGGAACCCGGAGTAACGGTCAGTTCCCCTCCCGTAAGCTTCCGGGAATACTTGACTCCGGAACTGCCGCAGGAGCTGGTCGTCTCCGCCATGGTGGGGGACTTTCAACGGATACTGGAATACCCCCGGCAGGGATTCTCCACGGAACAGCCCGTAACTCCGGAGGCGATGGAAGCCTTCCGCACGCTGGTGGAAGCCGGGTATGACTCCCAGTTGCTCAAGGGGGTGGCTCTCCCCTGGAATTCTTGA
- a CDS encoding glycine--tRNA ligase, with translation MADRTNTDPVRMEKIVSLCKRRGFIFQAAEIYGGLNGCWDYGPMGVELKRNLKEYWWRKNVQERDDMVGMDGSILTHNSVLVASGHVGGFSDPMCDCLLTKERLRADQIPAQSGMGFFYTGAARKDGSWSVEKEYSVLVDSEKQADKARKTAAQYYAQLAGKDVSHKEMELQGERMEPITDSTMYNPANGSLVTEAREFNLMFKTTIGATSDENDPNATGWLRPETAQSIFCQYKNILDSSRVKLPFGIAQIGKSFRNEINPRNFTFRSREFEQMEIEYFCRPEDGLRLVDEWLEHRLSFYDEVGVPREHIHLLDVPDGERAFYSKKTYDLEYEFPFGIQELEGIAYRTDYDLSCHQKGSGRPLEYFDEETREKFIPHVVEPSAGCDRTILAIICEAFDEEELVDDKGKKDIRTVLRFVPRMAPIKAAIFPLLKKNEEQVRIAREIEKTLQPWMPVFYDETGAVGRRYRRQDEVGTPFCITVDFETLGENDASLKDTVTIRHRDSMEQERVAIKDLLHWLIARVR, from the coding sequence ATGGCAGACAGAACCAATACAGATCCCGTCCGAATGGAGAAAATCGTGAGCCTCTGCAAAAGGCGGGGTTTCATCTTCCAGGCAGCTGAAATCTATGGCGGGCTGAATGGTTGCTGGGACTACGGTCCCATGGGTGTGGAACTCAAGCGCAACCTCAAGGAATACTGGTGGCGCAAAAACGTGCAGGAACGCGACGACATGGTGGGCATGGACGGCTCCATCCTGACGCATAACTCCGTGCTGGTGGCCTCCGGCCACGTGGGCGGCTTTTCCGACCCGATGTGCGACTGCTTGCTGACCAAGGAACGCCTGCGCGCGGACCAGATCCCGGCACAGAGCGGCATGGGCTTCTTCTACACCGGAGCCGCCAGGAAAGACGGTTCCTGGAGCGTGGAAAAGGAATACTCCGTGCTGGTGGACTCTGAAAAACAGGCGGACAAGGCCCGCAAGACGGCAGCCCAGTACTATGCCCAGCTGGCCGGCAAGGACGTCTCCCACAAGGAAATGGAGCTTCAAGGAGAACGCATGGAACCCATCACGGACTCCACCATGTACAACCCCGCCAACGGTTCCCTGGTGACGGAAGCCCGCGAATTCAACCTCATGTTCAAGACGACCATTGGGGCCACCTCTGATGAAAACGATCCCAATGCCACCGGCTGGCTGCGTCCGGAAACGGCCCAGTCCATCTTCTGCCAGTACAAGAACATTCTGGACAGCTCCCGCGTAAAGCTCCCCTTCGGGATTGCCCAGATCGGCAAATCCTTCCGCAACGAAATCAACCCGCGCAACTTCACCTTCCGTTCCCGCGAATTCGAACAAATGGAAATCGAATACTTCTGCCGTCCGGAAGACGGCCTGCGCCTGGTGGATGAATGGCTGGAACACCGCCTCAGCTTCTATGATGAAGTGGGCGTGCCGCGCGAACACATTCATCTGCTGGATGTGCCGGATGGTGAACGCGCCTTCTACTCCAAGAAAACCTACGACCTGGAATATGAATTCCCGTTCGGCATCCAGGAACTGGAAGGCATTGCCTACCGCACGGACTATGACTTGAGCTGCCACCAGAAAGGCTCCGGCCGTCCGCTGGAATACTTTGACGAAGAAACGCGGGAGAAATTCATTCCCCATGTGGTGGAACCCTCCGCCGGGTGTGACCGCACCATTCTGGCCATCATCTGTGAAGCCTTTGATGAAGAAGAGCTGGTGGATGACAAGGGCAAGAAAGACATACGTACCGTGCTTCGCTTTGTCCCCCGGATGGCTCCCATCAAGGCCGCCATCTTCCCGCTGCTCAAGAAAAACGAGGAACAGGTGCGCATCGCCCGTGAAATTGAAAAAACGCTCCAGCCATGGATGCCCGTCTTCTATGATGAAACGGGAGCCGTTGGCCGCCGCTACCGCCGCCAGGATGAAGTGGGCACCCCCTTCTGCATCACGGTGGACTTTGAAACCCTCGGAGAAAACGATGCCTCCCTCAAGGACACGGTGACCATCCGTCACCGCGACTCCATGGAACAGGAACGCGTTGCCATCAAGGACCTGCTTCACTGGCTCATTGCCCGCGTGCGTTAA
- a CDS encoding GNAT family N-acetyltransferase, with translation MIRKCLESELETIYEIINDSSIAYKDRIPADRWKEPYMSMDELQEQINDGVIFYCLEDDLNILGVMGIQDRKDVNLIRHAYVRTDARREGVGGQLLRYLQKDQEKPILIGTWADAVWAIEFYQKHGFHVVEREEQKRLLKKYWAIPARQVETSVVLADGKYDGK, from the coding sequence ATGATCAGGAAGTGTTTGGAATCAGAATTGGAGACGATTTATGAAATTATCAATGATTCTTCCATAGCTTATAAGGACAGGATTCCTGCTGACAGGTGGAAAGAGCCTTATATGAGCATGGACGAATTGCAGGAACAGATTAACGATGGGGTCATATTTTATTGTTTGGAAGATGACCTGAATATTCTTGGTGTCATGGGTATTCAGGACCGGAAAGATGTTAACCTGATACGCCATGCGTATGTGAGAACGGATGCACGGAGAGAAGGGGTGGGAGGCCAACTCCTGCGGTATTTACAGAAAGACCAGGAAAAGCCTATTTTAATAGGTACATGGGCAGATGCTGTATGGGCCATAGAATTCTACCAGAAGCACGGTTTCCATGTAGTGGAGCGAGAAGAACAAAAACGACTGTTAAAGAAATACTGGGCCATTCCGGCAAGACAGGTGGAGACTTCTGTCGTTCTGGCAGATGGAAAATATGATGGGAAGTAG
- the cas7c gene encoding type I-C CRISPR-associated protein Cas7/Csd2: MSLNHKIDFAVIFTVTNANPNGDPLNGNRPRTTLEGLGEISDVCLKRKIRNKLLDMGQKIFVQSDDKRVDDCKTLKERATPILKQKGTSAELAQKACQEWYDVRAFGQVFALKDKGAEKGTGVSIGIRGPVSIQPAFSTDTVNVTSTQITKSVSNDGDGSKKTSDTMGMKYRIDKGTYVFFGAINPQLAELTGFSDKDASLLKQVLPQMFEGDASSARPEGSMSVQKVIWWEHNCKSGQYSSAKVHHSIEITLDGTIAEKYDLPGLKPEIIEGF, from the coding sequence ATGAGCCTTAATCATAAAATTGACTTTGCCGTCATCTTCACCGTTACGAATGCCAATCCAAACGGAGATCCGCTTAACGGCAACCGTCCCCGGACGACATTGGAAGGCCTGGGAGAAATCTCCGACGTCTGTCTCAAGAGAAAAATCCGCAACAAGCTGCTGGACATGGGACAGAAAATTTTTGTCCAATCAGATGATAAGCGTGTAGACGATTGTAAAACACTGAAAGAGCGCGCCACCCCCATTCTGAAGCAAAAAGGAACATCTGCCGAACTAGCGCAAAAAGCCTGCCAGGAATGGTATGATGTGCGTGCCTTCGGACAAGTCTTTGCCCTAAAAGATAAAGGGGCAGAAAAAGGAACAGGAGTCTCCATCGGCATCCGTGGCCCGGTGAGCATTCAACCTGCTTTCAGTACGGATACAGTCAACGTCACCAGCACCCAAATCACCAAAAGCGTCAGCAATGATGGAGACGGCAGCAAAAAAACTTCCGACACCATGGGAATGAAATACAGAATAGACAAGGGAACCTATGTCTTCTTTGGAGCAATCAATCCGCAACTGGCCGAGCTGACAGGCTTCTCTGATAAAGACGCATCCCTCCTGAAGCAAGTTCTCCCGCAGATGTTTGAAGGAGACGCCTCCTCTGCCCGCCCGGAAGGCAGCATGTCCGTCCAGAAAGTCATCTGGTGGGAACATAACTGTAAAAGCGGTCAATACTCCTCCGCCAAGGTTCACCACTCCATAGAAATCACCCTGGATGGAACCATTGCAGAAAAATATGATCTTCCCGGTTTGAAGCCTGAAATCATAGAAGGTTTCTAA
- the cas8c gene encoding type I-C CRISPR-associated protein Cas8c/Csd1, with protein MNWMHALYATYEQNRDYIGRIDKEPAQGNRKERLITPLLPLYHSMQNAHITITLNKQGELVNASLNNPNTQPTIIPVTEASGGRTSGACPHPLCDKLQYVAGDNTDYFPPAETPAKRTKQLKILLESYEQYEQQLSEWAAFDPDNIKLKAILAYIRKKSLIADLVKEGILHVGNSTNTLIPTWKGDKQEMPSIFEILGASTQENAFIRWKVNSRDGSPVEVYHDPSMYESWRRYTESKSTKRGMCYILGQTAPLAANHPARIRNAGDKAKLISSNDSSGYTYRGKFIEADEACGVSTEVTQKAHSALRWLISRQGWYDGDLVVLAWSPGLLNVPSPCGNVQEWQHYAPDQPTPNDQVIQLVKQFKKELSGGGKERLQTSLNENDMDNRVLVLSLNSASPGRMSLSSFQEFSVSDYLNNLLAWHSRASWKQHLPKDKEGNDRSYIGAPSISMIVKAAYGSKVDDKLRKHALSRLLPCVLQNLPIPPDLEKQCILQASKRHSMEWWEWEMTLGVSCSIYLYNHPQTHTSSSDIMSLDSSITDRSYLFGRLLAVAEAIEALALKVTDTSRPTNAEKFMQRFQQRPAETWPMLEKSIQPYRNILHRNGKTIPYLKKYDEYLDNIMDTFLLEQLLDNAPLTGAYLLGYHCQRAFIYKTKEEKNAQSAE; from the coding sequence ATGAACTGGATGCACGCCTTATATGCTACCTACGAACAAAACCGTGATTACATAGGACGCATTGACAAAGAACCGGCCCAAGGCAACCGAAAGGAGCGCCTTATCACACCTCTTCTGCCGCTGTATCATAGCATGCAGAATGCCCACATCACCATCACCCTGAACAAACAGGGAGAGCTTGTCAATGCCTCTCTCAACAATCCAAACACACAGCCCACCATCATTCCCGTTACGGAAGCTTCCGGAGGCCGCACCAGCGGGGCGTGTCCCCACCCTCTGTGCGACAAGCTCCAATATGTGGCAGGAGACAATACGGACTACTTCCCTCCGGCTGAAACCCCGGCCAAACGGACCAAGCAGCTTAAAATTCTGCTTGAATCTTATGAGCAATATGAACAACAACTGTCGGAATGGGCGGCCTTTGATCCCGACAATATAAAACTGAAAGCCATTCTGGCCTATATCCGTAAAAAATCCCTAATCGCCGACTTGGTTAAAGAGGGAATCCTGCATGTAGGAAATTCCACCAACACCCTGATTCCTACGTGGAAAGGGGACAAACAGGAGATGCCTTCCATCTTTGAAATCCTTGGCGCCTCCACCCAGGAAAATGCGTTCATACGGTGGAAAGTCAACAGCAGGGACGGAAGCCCTGTGGAAGTATACCATGACCCCTCCATGTACGAATCCTGGAGGCGCTATACGGAATCCAAATCTACCAAGCGGGGAATGTGCTACATTCTGGGACAAACCGCACCGCTGGCAGCCAACCATCCGGCACGGATCAGAAACGCCGGAGACAAAGCTAAACTCATTTCCTCCAATGACAGTTCCGGTTACACTTACCGGGGAAAATTCATTGAAGCGGATGAAGCTTGCGGAGTAAGTACGGAAGTCACTCAAAAGGCCCACAGCGCGCTTCGCTGGCTTATCTCCCGCCAGGGCTGGTATGATGGAGATCTTGTCGTTCTTGCATGGTCTCCAGGCTTGCTCAATGTACCCTCCCCCTGCGGCAATGTACAAGAATGGCAACACTACGCGCCTGACCAACCAACTCCGAATGATCAGGTGATCCAACTGGTTAAACAATTCAAAAAAGAACTATCGGGAGGCGGAAAAGAACGTCTGCAAACTTCTCTGAATGAAAATGATATGGACAACCGGGTTCTGGTTCTAAGTTTGAACTCAGCATCTCCGGGACGCATGTCCCTTTCCAGTTTTCAGGAATTCTCTGTCTCTGACTATCTTAACAACCTGCTTGCCTGGCATTCCAGGGCCAGCTGGAAGCAGCATCTCCCCAAAGACAAGGAAGGGAACGACCGCTCCTATATCGGGGCACCATCCATTTCCATGATTGTCAAAGCGGCCTATGGAAGCAAAGTGGATGACAAGCTAAGAAAACATGCCCTTTCTAGGCTGCTTCCCTGCGTTCTTCAAAACCTTCCCATCCCCCCGGACTTGGAAAAACAATGCATCCTCCAGGCCTCCAAACGGCATTCCATGGAATGGTGGGAATGGGAAATGACCCTGGGCGTATCCTGCTCCATCTATCTTTATAATCACCCTCAAACACACACTTCATCCTCAGACATTATGAGCCTTGATTCATCCATCACAGACCGCAGTTACCTCTTCGGCCGTCTTTTAGCCGTTGCGGAAGCTATTGAAGCATTAGCATTAAAGGTCACGGATACCTCCCGCCCTACCAACGCGGAAAAATTCATGCAACGTTTCCAACAGCGTCCAGCTGAAACCTGGCCCATGCTGGAAAAAAGTATTCAGCCTTATAGGAACATTCTGCATAGAAACGGGAAAACTATTCCTTATTTGAAAAAATATGACGAATACCTAGACAATATTATGGATACCTTTCTTCTAGAACAACTTCTGGACAATGCACCGTTAACAGGAGCTTACCTGCTTGGCTACCATTGTCAAAGAGCATTCATTTATAAAACTAAGGAAGAAAAAAACGCTCAATCAGCAGAATAA
- the cas5c gene encoding type I-C CRISPR-associated protein Cas5c, which yields MLNQVEFKVYGKYALFSDPLTRIGGEKCSYQIPTYEALKGIIKAIYWKPTLIWIIDEVRVIAPIRLVPKNMKLIKYHEAGVDLSVYTYLQDVEYQVKAHFEWNMHRPDMSRDRIDGKHYEIARRMIERGGRRDISLGTRECQAYVEPCRFGEGKSFYDNYGETSFGLMFHGFNYPDETGKDELSIRFWRPVMENGIVRFIRPEECQIVKHVRPMAACPPKSSGLDDLSLEK from the coding sequence ATGCTCAATCAAGTCGAATTTAAGGTTTACGGTAAATATGCTCTTTTCTCCGACCCCCTCACCCGGATAGGCGGAGAAAAATGTTCCTACCAAATCCCCACTTATGAAGCCCTGAAGGGAATTATAAAAGCAATCTACTGGAAACCTACTCTGATCTGGATAATTGATGAAGTGAGGGTAATAGCCCCCATCCGCCTGGTCCCCAAAAACATGAAATTGATTAAATACCATGAGGCAGGCGTGGATTTGTCCGTATATACCTACCTGCAGGATGTGGAATACCAGGTTAAGGCGCACTTTGAATGGAACATGCACCGTCCAGATATGAGCAGGGACCGGATAGATGGCAAACACTATGAAATCGCCCGGCGCATGATTGAACGCGGTGGCCGCCGGGATATCTCCCTGGGCACCCGGGAATGCCAAGCTTACGTGGAGCCATGCCGTTTTGGAGAAGGTAAAAGTTTCTATGACAATTACGGAGAAACCTCCTTTGGCCTGATGTTCCATGGATTCAACTATCCGGACGAGACGGGAAAAGACGAGCTTTCCATACGTTTCTGGCGTCCTGTCATGGAAAATGGAATCGTCCGTTTCATTCGTCCTGAGGAATGCCAAATCGTCAAACATGTGCGTCCCATGGCGGCATGCCCGCCAAAATCCAGCGGACTGGATGATCTGAGCCTGGAAAAATGA
- the cas3 gene encoding CRISPR-associated helicase Cas3' — translation MSTLLAFIGLPQLGALIGGMHDFGKMSAEFQEYMDFLSQNLTPPIQKGGIDHSTAGAQFVWNYFPVVPEAEEFFVFRQIIALCIASHHHPSLIDCFRGTMSGDAVFAQRMEKSREKTHLDEILSKLTSSEKKHYYSLLENPELGRELKNIHTRILSLFGHSQKKVSFHYGLIARFCLSSLIEADYTSASGRGSHDSIPKPDWEGMQNNLNKHLGSFKTETPMNQSRAAMSQECFQAAGGRVGKWSLTLPTGAGKTLSSLRFALEHARRHHLSRIIYVIPYTSILDQTANSIKEALGDEYKECILEHHSNLVQETLNKTGEEEPWTPEKKTWYMEATQTWNVPIILTTAVQYLNALYAFGKQHMRRMHSLANAVVIFDEVQAIPLTSLRLFEHSLDFLSGICHSSTIRCTATPPEAPTETDAHDHLVETPIIPDSQAFFDQFNQFRQCKVYSEIKPSNYWTVERMRNFIMEQASANGPTLVIVNTKSLAAKLASDCRNLYAEAHILHLSTNMCPAHRKEIITNQIDKVSLQKARTMGKTVVCISTGLIEAGVDVDFDVIIRSVAGLDSCTQAAGRCNRDASRPGGKIILINPANKLEKLGSLPELEIGKEIAMDLIRDPEEEEILGNKSVALYFKEFHGKLTQTHNHDHLSYPFPCSGLSTNMEDALSLNFKLMPVLRQQPKYGSLRLFQAFASAAYQYHPIQENTMAVLTSYGEGKKYQKILWNMNPHTEEEWKQWNDCLQKSRAYSVPISNQNLEKYLNAGEIMRIQERMDIYTVNADKYDPFLGFLAHPGDTCGALTLSQP, via the coding sequence ATGTCTACCCTACTTGCCTTCATAGGGTTACCACAGCTGGGGGCCTTGATTGGCGGCATGCATGACTTCGGCAAAATGAGCGCGGAGTTTCAGGAATACATGGATTTCCTCTCGCAAAACCTCACTCCTCCAATCCAAAAAGGAGGTATAGATCACTCCACGGCTGGTGCCCAATTTGTCTGGAACTATTTCCCCGTGGTACCGGAAGCGGAAGAATTTTTTGTTTTCAGGCAAATCATTGCTTTATGCATTGCCTCTCACCATCATCCTTCTCTGATAGACTGCTTCCGGGGAACGATGTCCGGCGATGCCGTATTCGCACAGCGTATGGAAAAATCCAGAGAGAAAACTCATCTTGATGAAATCTTATCAAAACTAACATCTTCGGAAAAAAAACACTATTATTCCCTTCTGGAAAACCCGGAATTGGGGAGGGAACTCAAGAATATCCATACACGCATTCTCTCTCTGTTCGGCCATTCCCAAAAAAAAGTTTCATTCCATTATGGTTTGATCGCACGGTTCTGTCTGAGCAGTCTGATTGAAGCGGATTACACAAGTGCGTCCGGCAGAGGAAGCCACGACAGCATTCCTAAACCGGATTGGGAAGGAATGCAAAACAACCTGAACAAACACCTTGGTTCCTTCAAAACTGAAACACCCATGAACCAAAGTAGGGCTGCCATGTCGCAGGAATGTTTTCAGGCCGCGGGAGGCCGCGTTGGCAAATGGAGCCTTACGCTGCCTACCGGTGCAGGAAAAACCCTTTCAAGTCTCAGATTCGCCTTGGAACATGCGCGGCGGCATCATTTGTCCCGCATCATTTACGTCATTCCCTATACTTCCATTCTTGACCAGACGGCAAATTCAATTAAAGAAGCGCTCGGAGACGAATACAAGGAATGTATTCTGGAACACCATTCCAATCTGGTGCAGGAGACCCTCAATAAAACAGGAGAAGAGGAACCCTGGACGCCGGAAAAAAAAACATGGTACATGGAAGCTACTCAAACATGGAATGTACCCATCATACTCACTACAGCCGTGCAATACCTGAATGCACTATACGCATTCGGCAAGCAGCATATGCGCCGCATGCATTCCCTGGCGAATGCCGTGGTGATTTTTGACGAAGTACAGGCCATCCCCCTCACCTCCCTGCGGCTTTTTGAACATTCTCTGGACTTCCTCTCCGGCATTTGCCACAGCAGCACTATCCGCTGCACCGCAACCCCTCCGGAAGCGCCAACAGAAACAGACGCGCATGATCACCTTGTTGAAACACCTATTATTCCGGACAGTCAAGCCTTCTTCGATCAATTTAACCAATTCCGCCAATGCAAGGTCTACAGTGAAATAAAACCCTCCAATTACTGGACTGTGGAAAGAATGAGAAATTTCATCATGGAGCAGGCTTCCGCAAACGGTCCTACCCTGGTAATCGTCAACACCAAAAGCTTGGCAGCTAAACTGGCCTCCGATTGCCGGAACCTGTATGCCGAGGCTCACATCCTCCACCTCAGCACCAACATGTGCCCCGCCCACAGGAAGGAAATCATTACAAACCAAATTGACAAGGTATCCCTGCAAAAAGCCAGGACCATGGGGAAAACCGTAGTCTGCATCAGCACCGGCCTGATTGAAGCCGGAGTGGATGTGGACTTTGACGTCATCATCCGGAGCGTAGCCGGTCTGGACTCCTGCACGCAGGCGGCAGGCCGCTGCAACAGAGACGCCTCGCGCCCAGGAGGAAAAATCATCCTTATCAATCCTGCAAACAAACTGGAAAAACTGGGATCTTTACCGGAACTTGAAATCGGAAAGGAAATCGCAATGGACCTGATTCGTGATCCTGAAGAGGAGGAAATCTTAGGCAATAAATCCGTTGCCCTTTATTTTAAGGAATTTCACGGCAAGCTCACCCAAACACACAATCATGACCACCTGTCTTACCCGTTCCCATGTTCCGGCCTCTCCACCAACATGGAAGATGCTTTATCCCTGAATTTCAAACTGATGCCAGTTCTACGCCAACAGCCTAAATACGGTTCTCTACGCCTTTTCCAGGCCTTTGCCTCGGCAGCGTATCAATACCATCCCATACAAGAAAACACAATGGCCGTTCTTACCTCATATGGAGAAGGCAAAAAATACCAGAAAATACTTTGGAACATGAATCCCCACACGGAGGAGGAATGGAAACAATGGAATGACTGCCTTCAAAAATCCAGAGCCTATTCCGTCCCCATTTCCAACCAAAATCTGGAAAAATACTTGAATGCGGGAGAGATTATGCGTATACAGGAGAGAATGGATATTTATACTGTTAATGCAGATAAATATGATCCATTCCTGGGCTTTCTCGCACATCCGGGTGACACTTGCGGCGCTCTAACCCTCTCCCAGCCATAG